The following are encoded in a window of Mustela nigripes isolate SB6536 chromosome 3, MUSNIG.SB6536, whole genome shotgun sequence genomic DNA:
- the LRATD2 gene encoding protein LRATD2 produces the protein MMGNQVEKLTHLSYKEVPTADPTGVDRDDGPRIGVSYIFSNDDEDVEPQPPPQGPDGGGGGGDGLPDGGDGPPLPPPQPYDPRLHEVECSVFYRDECIYQKSFAPGSAALSTYTPENLLNKCRPGDLVEFVSQAQYPHWAVYVGNFQVVHLHRLEVSNSFLTDASQGRRGRVVNDLYRYKPLSPGAVVRNALAHVGAKERELSWRNSESFAAWCRYGKREFKIGGELRIGKQPYRLQIQLSAQRSHTLEFQSLEDLIMEKRRNDQIGRAAVLQELATHLHPAEPDEGDSDAARTTPPPGRPPAPGREDEAREAAVH, from the coding sequence ATGATGGGTAACCAGGTGGAGAAACTGACCCACCTAAGTTATAAGGAAGTTCCCACGGCCGACCCCACCGGCGTGGACCGGGACGAtgggccccgcatcggggtctcctACATCTTCTCCAACGACGACGAGGACGTGGAGCCGCAGCCGCCGCCCCAGGGGCCggatggcggcggcggcggcggcgacggcttGCCCGACGGCGGGGACGGGCCACCACTGCCGCCGCCGCAGCCCTACGACCCGCGACTGCACGAGGTGGAGTGTTCCGTGTTCTACCGCGACGAGTGCATCTACCAGAAGAGCTTCGCGCCGGGCTCCGCGGCGCTGAGCACCTACACGCCCGAGAACCTGCTCAACAAGTGCAGGCCTGGCGACCTGGTGGAGTTCGTGTCGCAGGCACAGTACCCGCACTGGGCTGTCTACGTGGGCAACTTCCAGGTGGTGCACTTGCACCGGCTGGAGGTGAGCAACAGCTTCCTGACGGACGCGAGCCAGGGCCGGCGCGGCCGCGTGGTGAACGACCTGTACCGCTACAAGCCGCTGAGCCCCGGCGCGGTGGTGCGCAACGCTCTGGCACACGTGGGCGCCAAGGAGCGCGAGCTGAGCTGGCGCAACTCGGAGAGCTTCGCCGCCTGGTGCCGCTACGGCAAGCGCGAGTTCAAGATCGGCGGCGAGCTGCGCATCGGCAAGCAGCCCTACCGGCTGCAGATCCAGCTCTCGGCGCAGCGCAGCCACACGCTCGAGTTCCAGAGCCTGGAGGACCTGATCATGGAGAAGCGGCGCAACGACCAGATCGGGCGCGCGGCGGTGCTGCAAGAGCTCGCCACGCACCTGCATCCCGCCGAGCCTGACGAGGGCGACAGCGACGCGGCGCGGACTACGCCGCCTCCGGGGCGCCCCCCGGCGCCGGGACGGGAGGATGAGGCCCGGGAGGCGGCGGTGCACTGA